The nucleotide window AAGAAACTAAGACAGCAAGAATTGATGGAAAAATTATTTTTTTCTAAACTAGAGTAAAATTTAACTGGAGGTATTATGAATTCTAAAGCAAAAAAATTTGAAGAATTTTTAAAAAAGAATAATATTGAATGTTTTCAGAGGGAAACAATAAAAGATGAATTAAAAACAACTGTATTTAGATCTGTTATGGAAGTTGAAGGACAAAATTTACCGACTGTTGTAGTTACAGATATTAGTATTTATACTATTGTTCGTGTGCAGGTTGCAACAAAATTATTAAAAGATATTAACAGTGAAAAACTTTTAACATTTCTTAATAAATTAAATAGTGAATATAAACTTTTCAAATATTATGTAACAGATGCCGGGGATCTATGTTTAGACAGTTGTATTGTATCAACAGAAGATAATTTTGATGTTGAAATTATCTATACAGCAGTTGATGTAATCTTAAAGCATTTAATAGAGAAATATCCTATCTTGATGAAACATATTTGGTCAATAAAAAAATAGAAAAATTTTGAAAAAGTAAGATAAAAAAGCCAATTGCAATGATTTTTTAAATCAGCAGTTGGCTTTTAAATTACAATGTATATTTTAAAATATATTTTTAAAATTCGATTAAATTAATGACTTATTTTATAAAATTTTATTAGAATGCAGGAACTACAGCACCTTTATATTTTTCTGCTATAAATTTTTTAACTTTTTCAGTTTGTAATGCAGAAACTAATTTTTTAATATCTTCATTTTTTTCATTTCCGGCTTTAACTGTGATGATATTTGCATAAGGAGATTCTTTTCCTTCAACTAAAATAGCATCCTTTGTAGTATTAAGTCCTGCTTCTAAAGCATAGTTACTATTTATAATTGCTGCCGAAACATCAGCTAAAACTCTTGGTAATTGAGCAGCTTCCACAGCTTTGAATTTCAAGTTTTTTGTATTTTTAACTATATCAAACTCAGTTGCATATAAGTTAGTAGGATCATTTAATGTAATTAGTCCATTATTGTGTAATAAAATTAAAGCTCTTCCTCCATTAGACGGATCATTAGGTATAGCGATAGTATCACCTTTCTTTAAATCGTTTACAGATTTAACTTTTTTAGAATATAGACCTAATGGTTCAACATGGATATTAGCTGCAATAGCTAATTTCAAATTTCTTTCAGCTGCAAATTTATCTAAATATGGCTTATGTTGAAAAAAGTTTGCATCAATTTCTCCATCAGCTAAAGCTAAATTTGGAGTTACATAATCTGTCATTTCAATAATCTTTAAATCTACACCATTAGCTTTTAAATCAGCTTTTACAAATTCTAAAAGTTCCGCATGAGGAACCGGTGTTGCACCAACTTTTAAAGTTCCTGCGAATACTCCAATTGATAGTCCTACAGCCGCTAAACATATTAATATTTTTTTCATTTTTATCCTCCTATTTTTTATTAAATATTATTTCTTATCTTCCAATTCTTTTTTGTCTTTTATTTACAATATAATTTCCAGTAGATTGTATAATTTGCACTAAAATAATAATTATAATAATCGCATATATCATCATATCTAATT belongs to Fusobacterium russii ATCC 25533 and includes:
- a CDS encoding MetQ/NlpA family ABC transporter substrate-binding protein, whose translation is MKKILICLAAVGLSIGVFAGTLKVGATPVPHAELLEFVKADLKANGVDLKIIEMTDYVTPNLALADGEIDANFFQHKPYLDKFAAERNLKLAIAANIHVEPLGLYSKKVKSVNDLKKGDTIAIPNDPSNGGRALILLHNNGLITLNDPTNLYATEFDIVKNTKNLKFKAVEAAQLPRVLADVSAAIINSNYALEAGLNTTKDAILVEGKESPYANIITVKAGNEKNEDIKKLVSALQTEKVKKFIAEKYKGAVVPAF